GCAGAACCTCAATTCACAGAGATGGTGGAAGATGAGCGAGTGGACACCAAGGCTGATCATTTTTTATACTGTGGACCCGTGGAGACTGGGGTTATTTAGTCCCATGGGGAGTCATGAGGCTCATCAGTTGGAATTGCCAGGGGTTGGGGAGCCCAAGGTCAGTTCGAGCTCTCAAGAACCTCCTCAAGTCGGAAAAATCGGATGTCATTTTCTTAATGGAAACCAAATCCCAACTCAGTAGAATGAGTAGAATCCAAAGGAGTCTGAAGCTCAACAATCTGTTTACTGTGGATGCTACTGGTACAGCAAGGGGTTTAGCGCTCTTATGGCACGATCATATCACTATTGACATCAGGTCTGCTGATAAACACTTAATCGATTGTGAAGTTAGTAGTGGAAATCACAAGTTCTGGTTATCATGTATTTATAGAGACTCGGTTAGGGGCAATAGACATCTGGTCTGGAATCGCATATCTTCCTTTGGGGCTAATCGCCAGGAGCCATGGCTTTGTACTGGAGACTTCAACTCATTCTTGGGTTGGCATGAAAAATCGGGTGGGAACAGGCAAGGTGATCGTGATATCAACATCTTTAGAGACTTCTTATTCACATGTGGCTTATTGGATCTTGGTACAAATGGTCCAGCGTATACATGGAAAAACAGGAGATGTGGCAGTGCCAACATTAGAATCAAATTGGATTGGGCGTTGGCCAATGTGGAATGGCAGAATTCTTTCGAAGATGCTGCAGTTTTTATAAAACCAGTAGTTTGTTCCGATCATAATCCCCTCCTCATTGACACTTTGGGTGGATCCTCATCTGGCCCCCGACCTTTTTGCTTCGAGGCAATGTGGATTCGCCATTCGGGCTGTCGAGAGGTGGTTGCAAAAGCCTGGGGTTCTCCCACTATTGGCACTGTTCCTCATCCGATTGATCAAAAATCTACTCGCTGTAGGGCTGCCTTAAAGAAGTGGAACATAGAGGAATTCAGACATTTATAGTCCAGGATCCAAGCTCTTAAATCTCGATTGGATCAGGTGCAGGGTCAATCTGGTTCTGAGTTTAACCAAAGCGAGGAAGATTTAATTATGCATCAGCTTGATGAAGCGCTTGCTTGTGAAGAAGTATTGTGGCACCAAAAATCAAGGATAGAGTGGCTTCAAAATGGTGATAAGAACACTGGTTTCTTCCACGCATCGACAATTCAAAGGAGGCAGCATAATCGAATTCTTAAGATAAGAGATCAGCATGGGGTGTGGACTAAGTCAGATGTGGAAGTAGCAGAGGTTCTCATATCCTATTTCAAGGATGCTGCTACTGCTCAGGGTACTCAATTGGACTCTCTTTAGGAAGCTTTGGCTACTCTTCGACCTGCGGTCTCTACTGACGTCAACAGTATGCTCTGCAGCCCTCCCTCGATGGATGATGTGCGTAATGCTTTGTTGTCTATGGGCCCTCTTAAGTCACCGGGTCTTGATGGCTTCCCCCCTATCTTTTATCAGAAATTTTGGGAAATCACAAACGAGGACATGCATCACCTGGTTTTTGACTTCTTTATCACTGGTATCCTCCCTAAAGAGCTGAACCAGACATACATTTGCCTCATTCCTAAAGTGGCTAGCCCGGAGTTAGCAGAGCAGTTTAGGCCAATCAGTCTGTGTGGCACCGCAATTAAGGTCATCTCAAAGATATTTGCTGATAGGCTTAAGGAGGCACTTAAAGGTATTATTTCTCCCTTTCAATCAGCCTTTGTTCCGGACCGCTTGATTTCTGATAATATTTTTAAAGCTCATGAGCTTTTCCACTATATTaagcataaaaaaaagaaggaaaaaagaagctGTTGGGCCTAAAGCTTGATATGTGGAAGGCTTATGATCGTTTGGAATGGCCTTTTATTAAAGCCTCTCTGCTCAAATTGGGCTTCTATACTCATTGGGTTAACCTTGTTATGGAGTGCATCTCTTCTGTTTCGTACTCTTTACTCCTGAATGGCATTGAGAAGGGCTCCTTCACCCCCTCTAGGGGAATTCGCCAAGGAGACCCCctttccccctttatttttattctctacTCCCAGGTGCTCAGCTCCATTATTGAAGAAGCGGAAGGGGGTCATCTCATCCGAGGCATTAAAGTCAAAAATAGAGCACCCTCTATTTCTCATCTCCTATTTATGGATGATTGTTTGTTATTCTATGAGGTCAAATTGTAAGAGGTTAACAATTTGAAGGCCTGCCTCTCTCTCTATTGTAAGGCTAGCGGTCAGGAGATCAATCTTCAGAAATCTAGCATTACCTTCAGCCCTAATATCCCGCTCAAGTTTAAGAGGTGGTTCTCTCGCATTCTCAAAGTCAAGTATGGGGATGGCCCCCCCAAATACTTAGGGCTCCCCTCTGAATTTGGAGTGTCAAAGAAAGAGGTCTTCAAGGACATCAGCTCTAAAACTTGTAACAGGATCCAAAGTTGGAAACACAAGCTCCTCTCACAGGCTGGCAAGGAGCTCCCGATAAAGGCTATTGCATGCTCTATGTCTAGCTATGCCGCCTCTCATTTTGCTCTCCCCGCTTCCCATCATGAGACCATCAGGAGAGCTATCACTAATTTCTATTGGGGTCAACAAGCTGAGGAGAAAAAGATGCACTAGATTTGTTGATCTCGCTTATGCCGATCCAAGGAGAATGGTGGGTTAGGCTTTCAGGATCCTACCCTTCATAACCGCACTTTATTAGATAAAGTGGCGTGGAGGTTGTGGGACAATCCAGATTCCCTTTGGGTCAGATTTATTAAGGCTATGTACTTCCCTCAATCTTCTTTTCTTAAGGCTAGTAGTGGAAATAAGCCCTCTTGGGCTTGGAAGAGCTTACCGGTGGGTAGATCAGTCATTCAACGAGGGCTTCTTTGGCAAGTTGGTGATGGTAGAGCGATTGATATCTGGAACTATTGTTGGATCCCATCTCTGCCTGGCTTTCAGATTCATAGTTTGAAGCTAGCTTTGTGTAGTTTCAACAAAGTGGCAGACTTAATAGATGAGGATAACCATACTTGGAAAAGGGATCACATTATTCAGTTATTTTCTCCTACTGAAGCTGCTGCCATTTTCAGGATTAAATTGAGACTTTTCCCTACAGAGGATCGGCTTATCTGGGGAGGAGATAAGTGTCACACCTAGAACCACCCCCTAGGCGGGTCGGGCGGGTAACCCGGATGCTGAACCACATCCGCCGAAACTCCAAGATCCGGAAGTAAACACCACTCAACAGACACACACCACATTTACAATATAAAATTGGAAACAGAGTGCAACGAAAGCTAAGTGTTATATTTATATAGAAGAGCTACCAAAAGTACAGTGTTTAATAGTAGCTCACAACCCACAGTACAACCATAATTACAATGTCTAATAGATGCTCGCACCTACAGTACCTCATAACAACTACATACATGGCATTTTCATAGCCCagcatcttaaaaaaaaaatatataaaagttgcatctgtaagctatacaaaagaaagcGCCAATCggctatccacaaaaagaatgttctatgaacataaaaaagaaaggacagCCGCCATCAGATAAGCTCCTCCAACCTAATCCTGGGCACCcgcatcagagggatcacctcTGTAGGGGTCGACACCAGAATAGTcacgatcaccatcaccaaatTATCCGTAATGATCCTCCCACTCAGGGAGAtgtccacctgcaaaatcatctaaaagacaCAAtccacgaggggtgagctccaccgagcccagcaaatGAATATAAGATCATGcaagcaggtacaaccattaCAACCATCAATCTACAAGCccacgaggggtgagctccaccgagcccagcaaatGATAATAAGATCATGcaagcaggtacaaccattacaatcatcaatctacatgctgggttcaattttattactctagtccacctaacatcacagctaagtcactaggtatatgctacttgcaatgactcaAGCAACAACCTCAGTCGCTCCCTTATTGATCCTCGATTGATGCCTCAATCATTGTGGGTGAAACCCGCGCTGGGATCAGGAGTCCAACCccctcccttggcagaccccaagTTAACCACGTCAACCTGACCCAGTATCTGCTACCCTCGGCTattcaggaggccatgatcacccaacacctgtacccctgttgggaagggctgtagcataagggtatgttcacctagcccaatgatctacatgataagtatgagttgagtggtgtcaacagtatcccattctacaggctaccacaaaCCTCATTTTCGATATGAAATGCACGGTGCTCCCGCAGCtcatactacggctcaccatgcctttTATTTCCAAGCCATCTATTACGACATCTAAACTAACAGTTCACATAGCATGCATTTAATTCATCAATTATTAACTCAACATGTTCATAACCACATTCCATAGCTACATCAGTAAATTCCAATATCCGaaagcaatttaaataataatatagaaCAGATAATAGTAATACAGTTAACTTTGTTATCTTTGATATGTTCATAAGGCCACACCTACAAGAATGATCtaatatccactcaccttggctagaATCTGTCGGATCCGAAGACTGCAGATCTGGATACGCGCCACCGGACTGACAATCAAAGCctaggtaaataaataaaaaattacatcaatACACACTAAATTATCCTACATGACTAGGGGTGTCCTTGGTCCATCCTCCAGACCAAAGCTAGACCCAAAATTGCCATGACAACAGTAGTGGTTGATTGGCACTGGtttatccaatggaccagtaggctgCTATGGCCAGAACCACAAGGGGTTTGAGGAAACAGTCTCCAAAGGGTTCCTAGGTACTATTTTAGGTAATTGCAGGGGTTAGGGTCATGTTATTCATCAATGGTTTACACCGGTGgattggactggtctatccaatggaccagtggcaatggactAGTGGGGGTTTTAGACACAGAAGTGAAAGGGGTTCACACTAGAGGTTTTAGATGGTTCTGTGGTAGTTTTAATCAGTGGTTTAGGTCATAGTTCCGTGTTAGATATGTGTTTGGTTGCCCGAGACCTGTCTCGGGATACCAGATTGGCCCAAAACGGAGGTGCAGTGCATTATTTTGGCTGAGACTTCATGTGAGGCCCTATTCAGGGTATCACAGACCTAAGAGTAAGCCTGGGATAACACAGGTTTCAATTTATAGTACAGGTTGATTGGCAGTGGTTtgtccaatcgaccagtgcaatGGACCAGCGTAAGCTCAGTTTGAGAATTTAAATGTCTAAGCTGTTTTGGCTTAGATCTAAGGATCAGGACCATGTATGGATGATCAGAGAACATCATTAGGTTCCATGCATGATATCTAACATGCACATGATACAAAatctaacatgcatgggggtttGGTGCTTTTGGTTATCTATGCTAGCATGCTTGGCTGTTCATGTAAAGAGCAGCAGAAATCACATATGAATAAGTGTATTTTTGTGTTACAGCAGTTCTGTTTAAGGAAATCAATGCCTAGCATCAACATATTATGAAGCTAATAAGTCCTATACCCATAAGGCTCCCTTCAAACCAACCATGGGCATGTGAATCAGTTAACCAAAGCTGGTTTTGACAGTTACAACCTATGTTCATCATGACACAAGTGGATGGCAGGCCAAGCATAACAGATTTACATTTGCATGCAAGGTTTAAAGCAAGGAAAAGCTAGTAGAACATGCTAAACCTTGTAGACACTTGAAGGCATGGCTGTATAGCCAACAACAGTGAAGATCTTATGATTGTAGCCATGGAAAATGGATGGTACAGTACAAAACAGCTGGGTTTGAGGCTTACCTTGCTAGTTCCAAGCTCAAAGAGGGTTTCCAAGccttcctttcctctctttctcttctctttctccttctccttctcttctttctctccaacgAGTTTAGCAGGGAAGATTTTTAGGCTGGGAgctggtttatatatatatctagctactaaggcctgtttgccaaATGTGTTTTATGAAAACACATTTTTAAAACTAATTCTCTTATGCAAATGACTTCAAAGTGGGCCCCGCATGATCACATCGTTAGGGTAATATTTCCACGGGTCATTTTAAGCACGGAGAGGTGATCCAGGGTGCGAAACATTAGGCCCCATGCATCTGTTATGGATTTTGAGCAGTACTACAGTACTGGTCGATCcaactggttgatccaatagaccagtagggatggaccagtaggtaAATCCCTGTTGTTTTTGCACCCGGGCCCCACCAAGGTCTGTGCCATGCCAAGGGCATTGTCCTTGCACCATTTGTGGTCATTACTCCCAGTTTAAAACATTTATAATGAATTTTAAATCCTCTTTTGATTAGGCAGTGGCTGTACCTTAGGTCGTCCATCAATTTGTGTATGGAACAGCAACACAAGTCTGGTAGCTGCCTCCAGATAGGTAGGTATGACATCATTGGGTATTCCCCATCAAAAGTGATTACCGGGTCGGTGCACCACGGGTTGCTAGTGGGTAGGACCCAGGATCCATCGTGTTTtggacctacattcggagttcgGGTCCGGGTCTGGGCACagatgtaacatcctcccccccttacaagaattttgtcctcgaaattggcgTACCTTATAAGCTGAAAAGGTGAGGGTATTCTTTacacatttcttcttcattttcccacgatgcttcctcggGGGTGTGGTTTCTCCATCGAACCTTGACATGAGTAATGGTGCGATTGCAGAGCTTATGTTCCTTCGAAGCCAGGATCTCTTCAGGTTACTCCACATAGGTCAGGTCAGTGTCAAGATGTTCTGGTTTAGTCaaaagtacatgtgtcgggttggtGATGTACTTCTTTAGCATCGACACGTGGAACACATTATATACACCTTCAAATGTCGGAGGTAGAGCTAGCTGGTATGCTACTGGTCCAACTTTGTTAGGATTTCGCATGGACCAATACACCTCGGGctcaactttcctttcttgctGAAGTGGGCGATGCCTTTGGTTGGTGATACTCGAAGAAATATCTTTTCACCGACCGCaaactcaatatccttccttttGTTGTCAGCGTAgctcttctgccttgattgagccaccttgatcttttctctaatcatgtccaccttctcacatgtgACCTGTACTAACTCTGGGCCTATCATGCGtcgttctccaacttcatcctagTAGAGAGGCGTACGACATTTCCTCCCATATAGTGCTTCGTAGGGTGCCATTCCAATGGTGGAatggtaactgttattgtaagcaaattctATCAGGGGAACATACGAGTCCCAGCTATCCTTCATCTCCAAGGTACATGccctgagcatatcttccaatgtgtGTATGGTCCGCTCGGATTGCCCGTCGATCTGAGGGTGGAAGGTAGTACTTAGGTTTAACTGAGTGCCCATAGCTTGTTGAAGGcatttccaaaatcttgaggtgagcctagggTCTCAATCAGATACGATGCTGATCGACAAACCGTGCAGGTGAACCACACCGTCGATGTATAGCTGGGCTAGCTTGTCCAACGAATAAGTAACCTTTATAGGAATAAAGTGGGCCGACTTAGTCAATCTATCAAcgatcacccagattgcattcatgcccttctttGTCAAGGGTAGACCAGTTACAAAGTCCATAGTAATATGGTCCCACTTCTACTCAGGGACTGGTAATGGCTGCAATAGCCCATGTGGTCTGTGCCTTTTTGCCTTTATCTGTTGGCAGGAGAAACATTCTGAAACGTACAGTGCTACGGTTTCCTTCATTTCGATCCACCAGTAATACCTCTttaggtccttgtacatctttatgCTGCCCGGGTGTATAGAGTATGGTGAATTATGGGCTTCTTTGAGAATTCGATTCTTCACATCATAATTGGCTGGGACACACAATTTATCTCTAAATTTCAGTGCTCCATCACTAGCAATTGAGAAGTCTGGATCCTCCCAAGTTCCTTGTTGGATGCCCCTAATGATCTTCCATAACTCTGGATCTCTCAGTTATTTTTCTATTATCTCATCTCTGATTGATGGTTGGACATCCAAGGCTGCCAACAATACTGCTGTCCCATCAATCAttagttccaaatcaaactttctGGCTTCCTCAATCAATTGCTCACTAACAGCTAGAGAGGCAAGGGATTGTGTCTGGGCTTTCCTGCTTAGTGCATCTGTGACTACGTTGGCCTTTCTGGGGTGGTATTATATGTCGCAATCGTAATCTTTTACTAGTTCCAACCAtcttctctgtctcatgttcagatCCTTCTgcgtgaagaagtacttcaggctcttgtggtcgctgaagattttgcttttctcaccatataaatatTGCCGCCAAATTTTCAAGGCAAAGACCACCGCCGCTAACTCTAGGTTGTGAGTGGGTgagttcttctcatgttcctttagTTGCCCTGATGCGTAGGTAATCACCTTCCCTCTTTGCATCAAAACACAACCCAAGCCAGTTCTAGACGCATCTGTGTACATAGTCATGCCACTTGTGCCATCAAGGATGGTCAAAATCGGGGCTGACACCAACAATCTCCTAAGCTCACAAAAACTCTTCTCACATGCATCcgtccattcaaactttgctccCTTCTTGGTTATACGAGTTATGGGCGCCGATATTTGTGAGAAGTTTTTAATGAATCGGGGGTAATAACCAGCCAGTCCTAGAAAACTTCAGATTTTTGTGGTGCTCTTCGGTGTCTCCCACTCAAGGACTGCCTTAACCTTCCCGGGGTCAACTTTAATGCCCTCACTTGAGACTACATGTCCCAAGAACCCTATCTGGCGGAGCCAAAATTTGCACTTGCTGAATTTTGCAAATAGGTGATGCTCCCTCAACCGTTGGAGTACAAAGCTCAGGTTATGTGCATGATCCACGGCATTCTTCGAATAGATTAAAATGTCATCTATGAAGACTATGACGTACTTGTCCAGAACGTCATgaaacactctattcatcatatccatgaatgctgcagGGGCATTTGTTAGTCCAAAGGACAGCACCAAAAATTTATAGTGTCCGTACCTTGTTCTGAACGcagtcttatggatatcactaCACTTGATCCTCAACTGGTGATACCCGAATTTGAGGTCAATCTTCGAGAAAACACTTGCACCTTGCAGCTGATCGAACAAATCATCAATGCGCGGCAACGgggtatcggttcttgattgtaaGTTTGTTCAGCTCccgataatcgatgcacataCTCATACTtccgtccttcttctttataaaCAGGACCGGTGCTCACCAAGGCGACACACTAGACTGAATAAACCCTTTCTTTAATAGGTCTTGCAAGTGAATTTGTAATTCCTTCAACTCTATTGGAGCCATGCGATACGGTGCTTTAGACATCGGGGCTGCTCCAGGGACCAGATCTATTGCAAATCCTATTTCTCGCTCTGGTGGCAGTTGAGTCAAGTCTTCgagaaatacatcaggaaattccgGAACTACATCCAACACTTCTAATGGCCTTACCTTTGCTTCTGTATCCATAACTGTGGCTAGATACCCCTGGCACCCATCATCTAATAACTTCTTCGCTTGGAGTGCGGATATCGTCACCTTCTTTGGCTTCCTCACTAGTTCACTTTTATAGGTAAATTCATCTCCTTCCTTAGGCTTAAACATGATCTTTCTTTCCACACACATGACACTTTCTCCGTGAGCgaacaaccaatccattcctagGATTACAttaaagtccttcatgtcaaacttgATCAAACGTGCCATCAAGTTCCGCCCACAAATTTCTATGGGGCAAGCATCAAATACCTCTTTCAAACTTATTACACTTCTGGCTTGGGTGCTCACTGCAAACTTGTGCCCTATATTTCTTGGAGTTATGTTCATTCTACTTGCAAAGATACTAGAGACAAAGGAGTGTGATGTGCCAGAATCAAATAGCACATACGCAGGGGTGGAAGCTAGGTTTAGAGTACCTATGTTTGGATTaagataatgatgcaatcaaTAGTCTACTCAGTAAAATATAACTTATCTAACTTTATTCTATGGTTCCTTTTGGTAAAGAAATACCTGTCATTACTTCTAGATCCGCCTCTGCTTCCTTGTTGGTCAGCACGTACACTTTCCCTTGTGTCTGGCTGTCTTGGTGTTGGTAGGGCCGgccagatgattggagtcttgagggtaaGATGTTTTTCCAACGCACACAGTCTCTTACGAAATGGCCAGGCTGACCGCATCTGAAACATTGGATGGGATCGGTAGATTGGGAAGGAGGCACAGAGTGGGCAGATT
The sequence above is a segment of the Telopea speciosissima isolate NSW1024214 ecotype Mountain lineage chromosome 7, Tspe_v1, whole genome shotgun sequence genome. Coding sequences within it:
- the LOC122668430 gene encoding uncharacterized protein LOC122668430, which gives rise to MTGTLNLASTPAYVLFDSGTSHSFVSSIFASRMNITPRNIGHKFAVSTQARSVISLKEVFDACPIEICGRNLMARLIKFDMKDFNVILGMDWLFAHGESVMCVERKIMFKPKEGDEFTYKSELVRKPKKVTISALQAKKLLDDGCQGYLATVMDTEAKVRPLEVLDVVPEFPDVFLEDLTQLPPEREIGFAIDLVPGAAPMSKAPYRMAPIELKELQIHLQDLLKKGFIQSSVSPW
- the LOC122668429 gene encoding uncharacterized protein LOC122668429, with translation MRLISWNCQGLGSPRSVRALKNLLKSEKSDVIFLMETKSQLSRMSRIQRSLKLNNLFTVDATGTARGLALLWHDHITIDIRSADKHLIDCEVSSGNHKFWLSCIYRDSVRGNRHLVWNRISSFGANRQEPWLCTGDFNSFLGWHEKSGGNRQGDRDINIFRDFLFTCGLLDLGTNGPAYTWKNRRCGSANIRIKLDWALANVEWQNSFEDAAVFIKPVVCSDHNPLLIDTLGGSSSGPRPFCFEAMWIRHSGCREVVAKAWGSPTIGTVPHPIDQKSTRCRAALKKWNIEEFRHL